One Sphingomonas endolithica genomic window, GCGACGCAGCCCCGCGCGGTACGCCTGCTCGAACGCCGGCCCAAAAGCGGCCAGCGCCTGCTGCGCCTCCTCGATCGCCGCATCCTCCTGGTCCCCCAGCAACGGCAGCATCGCCTCGGCAAGCCGGATCAGGTTCCAGTGCGCGATGCTCGGCTGCTGGCCATAGGCATACCGCCCCATCCGATCGATCGAACTGAACACCGCCGCCGGATCATAAGCATCCAGGAACGCGCACGGCCCATAATCGATCGTCTCCCCCGCGATCGAACAGTTATCGGTGTTCATCACGCCGTGGATAAACCCAACCAACAACCACCGCGAAACGAGCTCGACCTGCGCCGCGATCACACCGTCCAGCAAGGCGCGGTACGGGTTGGCGGCATTGGCCGCCTCCGGATAACGCCGTGCGATCACATAGTCGGCAAGGATATGCAGCGCTTCGACATCCTCTCGCGCCGCGAAATATTGGAACGTGCCCACGCGAACATGGCTCGCCGCCACCCTGGTCACCATCGCTCCGGGAATTGCCGTATCACGCATCACCAGTTCGCCGGTGGTCACCGCCGCCAGCGCGCGCGTCGTCGGGATGCCGAGCGCCGCCATTGCCTCGCTCATCACATATTCGCGCAGCACCGGCCCCAACGCCGCACGCCCATCGCCGCCGCGCGAAAAAGGCGTCCGCCCGGCGCCCTTCAGCTGGATATCGCGACGCCGGCCATGGCGATCGATCACTTCCCCCAGCAACACCGCGCGTCCGTCGCCAAGCTTCGGCACGAAATTGCCGAACTGGTGCCCGGCATAGGCGAGCGCGATCGGGGTGGCGTTGTCCGGCACTTGCCCGCCCGACAGCATCTTCAGTCCTTCGGCACCGTTCAGCCATTCGGCGTCCAGTCCCAGTTCGAACGCCAGCGCACCATTGACGCGCACGATCCGGGCGTCCGGTCCGGGAGTCGGCGATACCGGCGCGAAGAACCGCTCGGGAAGGCGCGCATAGCTATTGTCGAAGGGGATGCTCATCCTGCACCAACCATCTGCAATGCTTGAAGTATCCCTTGCCACCCACGATCAGCGGCACGCCGCCGTCACGGACGCTCGACCTGCCGCAACAGCTGCTCAGCCCGCGACAGATGCGGCCGGTCCAGCATCCCGCCCTGATGGCCGATCGTACCGACACCGGGATTGGCCGCGAACAGATCGACGATCGCCTGTGCCTCGGCGATCTCCTCCGCGCTCGGGGTGAACGCGGCGTTGATCACATCGACTTGCGCCGGATGGATCGCCAGCATGCCGCGATAGCCGTCACGCCGTACCTTTTCGGCGCGTGTCTTCAGCGCGTCGAGATCGCGGAAGTCGCCCTGGATCGTCTCGATCGCCGTTACTCCCGCGGCTGCCGCGCCGAGCAGGCACAGGCTGCGCGCCAGTTCGTAGGTGAAGCCATAACTGCCATCGGCGTTCACATTGGTACTGGCGCCGATCGCGTCCGCCAGATCTTCCGCGCCCCAGGTAAGCGCAACCACGCGCGGCGCGCCCTTATAGTCGCCGGTATGGAACATCGCCTCGGCCGTTTCGGTGACCAGCACGATCACCGGTGTCGATCCAATCGCAAAGCCATGCGCCGCCTCGAACGCCGCCAGATAATGGTCGAGCAATTCGACATCCTGCCGCCCATATACCTTGGGCAGCATGATCCCCCCGGGATGCGCTGGCATGATCGCGGCAAGGTCCATCAACGTGTACGGACCATCCAGCGGATTGATCCGCACCCAGATGCGCGCACGCTCCGGGTTATTGCTCAGGACATCATGCACCATCTGCCGCGCCAGCGGCTTGTTCTCGGTAGCGACCGCATCCTCCAGATCGAGCAGCACGATATCCGCGCTGCTCTCCACCGCCTTGGCCATCTTGCGCGCGCTATCCCCCGGCGCGAACAGCCAGGAACGCATTTTCAGCGGCGTGTCGGACATCGGCAACATCTCTCCCAAACGTGGTACAGCGCAGCGCAGCGGCAGCGTAAAACCTGGCCGAGCAGGATAGCAGCGCGTTCCACGAACCAAGAATGGATTGATTGCCGGACATGCCGGGCTGGGGCAAGCGCCGCTGTGGAGACCAAACGATGACCAGCACCCTCACCCACCTGGAACGCCTCGAAGCCGAAGCGATCCACATCATGCGCGAGGTGGTCGCCGAGACCGACAAACCGGTGATGCTGTATTCGGTCGGCAAGGATTCCGCGGTGATGCTGCATCTCGCGCGCAAAGCCTTCTACCCCTCGCGCCCGCCCTTCCCGCTGCTGCATGTCGACACGACATGGAAGTTTCGGGAAATGTACAAGCTGCGCGATCGCATGGCAGCAGAGAGCGGCATGGAATTGCTGGTCCATCACAACCAGGAAGCTCAGGCTCGCGGCATCAATCCGTTCGACCACGGTGCGCTACATACCGATATGTGGAAGACCGAGGGGCTGAAGCAGGCGCTCGACAAATACGGCTTCGACGCCGCGTTCGGGGGCGCGCGGCGCGACGAGGAGAAGAGCCGGGCCAAGGAGCGCATCTTCTCATTCCGCACCGCAAGCCACGGCTGGAACCCCAAGAACCAGCGCCCGGAGCTCTGGAACCTCTACAATGCGCGCAAGAACAAGGGCGAGAGCATCCGCGTCTTCCCGATCAGCAACTGGACCGAACTCGACGTCTGGCAGTACATCCAGTTGAACGACATACCGATCGTGCCGCTCTACTTCGCCGGCAAGCGGCCGACCGTGGAGCGGGACGGCATGCTGCTGATGGTCGATGACGACCGTTTTCCACTGCAGCCAGGCGAAGTACCGGTCGAACGCTCGATCCGCTTCCGTACGCTCGGCTGTTATCCGCTGACCGGCGCGGTGGAAAGCAATGCCGCCACGTTGGCGGAAATCATCCAGGAAACGCTGTTGACCACCACGAGCGAGCGCCAAGGCCGCGTGATCGACAAGGATGCCAGCGGTGCGGGCATGGAAAAGAAGAAGCAGGAGGGCTATTTCTGATGAGCGACACGCTTCAGGAAAGCGCCTATCATACCGAAGCCTTGATCGCCCAAGATATCGACGCGTATCTCGATCGGCATCAACACAAGACGATGCTGCGCTTCATCACCTGCGGCTCGGTCGATGACGGCAAGTCCACGCTGATCGGACGGCTGCTGTACGATTCGAAGATGATCTTCGAGGATCAGCTGGCGGCGCTCGAAGCAGACAGCAGGCGCGTCGGCACCCAAGGCCAGGAGATCGACTTCGCGCTGCTCGTCGACGGCCTGGCCGCGGAACGCGAACAGGGCATCACCATCGATGTCGCCTATCGCTTCTTTTCGACCGAGAAACGCAAGTTCATCGTCGCCGATACGCCGGGCCACGAACAATATACCCGCAACATGGTGACTGGCGCATCGACCGCCGACCTTGCGGTGATCCTTATCGACGCGCGCAAGGGCGTGCTAACGCAGACGCGGCGGCATAGTTATCTGGCCCATCTCATCGGCATCAAGCACCTGGTGCTGGCGATCAACAAGATGGATCTGATCGGCTACGATCAGGCACGATACGACGCGATCCTCGCCGACTATACGGCGTTCGCGCAGAGCATCGGCATCGCTGCGTTCACGCCGCTGCCGATCTCCGGCTTCAAGGGCGACAACATCTCGCTCAAATCGGCCAACATGCCGTGGTATGCCGGGCCAGCGCTGATCGAACATCTCGAAACGGTCGAGCTCGGGGTCGACGAGGATCAGGCCAAGCCGTTCCGCATGCCCGTGCAATGGGTCAATCGCCCAAATCTCGACTTCCGCGGCTTCTCGGGCCAGGTCGCCACCGGCACGGTGAAGCCCGGTGATGCGATCCGTGTCCTGCCTGGCGGCAAGACATCGACGATCAGCCGCATCACGACGCTGGGCGGCGATCTCGACGAAGCCGTTGCGGGACAGTCGGTCACGCTCTCGTTTGCCGACGAAATCGATTGTTCGCGCGGCAGCGTGATCGCCACCGCGGCTGCCCCGCCCGAAACATCGGACCAGTTCGAAGCCACCATGGTATGGATGGATGACGAGCCGCTCGTCGTCGGCCGCGCTTATTGGCTGAAATCGGCGACGCAGATGGTATCGGCGACGATCCACGAGCCGAAATATCAGGTCAACGTCAACACCATGGAGCACCTTGCGGCAAAGACGCTGGAGCTGAATGCGATCGGTGTCGCGGAGCTGACGACGGACCGCGCCATCGTGTTCGAACCCTATGCCGATAGCCGCACGCTCGGCGGGTTCATCCTGATCGACAAGATCACCAATGCGACGGTCGCGGCGGGCATGCTGCACTTCTCTTTGCGCCGCGCCCAGAACGTTCACTGGCAGCCGACCGACATCGGCCGCGAGGCGCATGCCAGCCTCAAGAACCAGAAGCCGCGCGTGCTGTGGTTCACCGGTCTTTCGGGATCGGGCAAATCGACCATCGCCAACGAGGTCGAGAAGTCGCTGAACCTGATGAACCGGCACACCTTCCTGCTCGACGGCGACAATGTCCGGCACGGGCTAAACAAGGATCTGGGCTTCACCGAGGCGGACCGGATCGAGAATATCCGTCGCGTGGGCGAAGTGGCCAAGCTGATGGCCGATGCCGGGCTGATCGTGCTGACCGCCTTCATCTCGCCTTTCCGCGCAGAGCGCGATCTGGTGCGTGCCATGTTGCCCGAAGGCGAGTTCATCGAGATATTCGTCGATACGCCGCTGGAGGTGGCCGAGCAGCGCGACGTGAAGGGCCTCTACAAGAAGGCGCGCGCGGGCGATCTCAAGAACTTTACCGGCATCGACAGCCCGTACGAGCCCCCGCTCGATGCCGAGATCCGTGTCAACACGGTCGAGATGACCCCGGCCGAAGCCGCCGAGTTCATCGTCCGCCAGATCCTCCCACTGAAATGAGCGCCATGAACGACGCAGAAATCGCCGGTCATCTGGCGGAGACCGCCGGCAAGTTGCTGTTGACCGTACGCGATTCTGCCGTGCTTTCGGGCAAGGCGCTCGGCAATGCCGGCGACCAAACCGCCAACCAATTCCTGGTCCACGCCATTCGTGATCAGCGCCCCGACGACGGGCTGTTGTCCGAGGAGATGAAGTGCGACGGCACACGCCTCGGCCGGCAGCGTGTGTGGATCATCGACCCGGTCGACGGCACGCGCGAATATGGCGAGGGGCGCCCGGATTGGGCAGTTCACGTCGGTCTGGCGATCGACGGCGTTGCGACGATCGGCGCAGTGGCGCTGCCCGGTTTGGGCGTGACGCTGACCAGCGCCGCGCCCCCTGCTCTGCCCCCCGCGCACGATCCGCCCCGCCTGGTGGTCAGTCGCACCCGTCCGGCACGCGAGGCGGTCGCCGTGGCGGAGGCGCTGGGCGGCGCACTCGTGCCGATGGGCTCGGCCGGCGCCAAGGCGATGGCGGTGGTGCGCGGCGAGGCCGAGATATACCTCCACACCGGCGGCCAGCACGAATGGGACAATTGCGCCCCAGTGGCGGTGGCGGCCGCCGCCGGCCTGCACGTCAGCCGCGTCGACGGCTCACCGCTCGTCTACAATGCCGAGGACACGTATCTGCCCGACCTGCTTATCTGCCGGAAGGAACTGGCCGCACGCGTGCTGGAGTTGGTGCGCGGGCTGACCTCCTCGGCAAGCTAGGGTCCGTTCCCCTGCGAAAGCAGGGGCCCAGAGCCCAAAGCGCACCGCTCGTGACTCTGGAGTCCTGCGTTCGCAGGAGAACGAAACGACTTCAAAGCATGATGACGTTCAACTGATCATCACTATCCGTTCGTCTCGAGCGAAGTCGAGACACCGAGCCGGGCGCTGGTGTCTCGACTTCGCTCGACACGATCGGCGACGGGGTGAAGATTAGCCCATCATGCTCTAGAAGCGGCAACCCATTCCAAGATCATGCGGTCGAGATTAAGCGCAGATCGAGTGAAACCCGGCCGCCATGAACGATGCCATGCGCTGTCGCACCGCATCGAAATCATCCGACCGGCACAAACCGCCCGACAATTTGTCGATCCGCCCGGTCCGCGCCAGCGTCAGCATCAGCGCACCGGTGACGAAGTGATAGCCCCAGAAAATGTCCTGTTCGGCACAATCCGGCAGCGCCTTCTTCAACAATTCGATCAGCCGCAGCACGACAGGGTCGAAATGCTCGTCCATCAGGCTTGCCCCCCATTCGGGCGTATTGGCCACCTGCGCGCCGAGCTTGGCGTAGTTCCGCCATCCCTCCCCGCCCTCGATATATGTCGCGAGATCGGTGTCGAGGAAGGCATGTAGCGCACCCTCGACCGTGGGCTTGCCGCCGGCCGCAGCCTCGTAATCGTCCAGCGCGCGCATGCGTCGCTCGCTCGTTACCACCGCGCGGCGCGCGAACACCGCGTCGAACAGCGCCTTCTTGTCGGCGAAGTAATAATTGAGCAGCGTGTGGTGGACGCCGACGCGCTGCGCCACATCCTTCAGTGTCACGCCGTGCAGACCGTGCTTGGAGAACAGCTCCTCCGCCGCATCGAAGATCTGCTCCATCGTCTCCGCGCGTTGCTCGGCTTTGCGCGTCCGGCGGACGGGTTTTTCGGTCTGCGTCACAGCATTCTCCCTGCCAGCCCAAATGCGCCAGCGTCAACCCGGACGAGCCGCCATCGAAAACGTTCACACGCAAGTGAGCGTAGATTGACACAGACGGCGAAGTGCTGCCACTATCCTCGCATACAACCGCAAAGGTGGGAGAGGATGATGGCGATCTACCGCGGCGGGATAACCGCGAGCACAGCCGCGGCGCCGGTGTCCGCACCGATGGCTGACGCCGCTACCGCGCTGCCCTTCGCGCGAGCGCCACGCTCGGCGCGCCCGGCAGTGGTGCTGACGACGCTGACCTTCGTCTATGTGCTCAACTTCCTTGATCGCCAGCTGCTCGGTATCCTGGCGAAGCCGATCCAGGATTCGCTGCACATCACCGACGGGCAGCTCGGACTGATCGGCGGGCTGTATTTCGCGATGTTCTATTGCTTCATCGCCATCCCGCTCGGCTGGCTTGCCGATCGCACGCACCGCGTCGCGATCCTGTCGCTGGCCTGCGCGATCTGGAGCGGCGCAACGATCTGCTGCGGGTTGGCGGGCAGCTACCCGCAGCTCGTCGCCGCGCGGATGGTCGTCGGGTTCGGCGAGGCGGGCGGGGTGCCACCATCCTATGCGATCATCAGCGACACGTTCTCACCCGGGCGCCGTGCCACGGCGTTCGGCATCTACAATCTAGGGCCACCGATCGGCGCGGCGCTCGGCATCGCGCTCGGCGCCTCGATCGCCGCCGCCTTCGACTGGCGCCACGCTTTCGTCGCGATCGGCCTGGTGGGCCTGGTAGCGGCCGCTGCGTTGCCCTTTCTGGTGCCGGAGCCGGCGCGCGGCGCCCTCGATGCGCGGGCGGCCGGTGGGCCTGCCGAGGGCAAGGCGCCGTTTTGGGCTACGGTACGTGCCTTCTTCGCCAATCCGGTGCTGACGCTCGCCTCCTTCGCCAGCGGTGCGACGCAATTCGTCACTTATGGCCTGGGCAATTTCGCGGTGCTGTTCCTGATCCGCGAAAAGGGCATGACGCTGGAAGAGATCGCGATCTTCTATGCGCTCGTGATCGCCGTCGGCATGAGCGGCGGCATGGTCTTTTCGGGCAAGCTGATCGACCGCATGACGCGCCGCTCGCGTCGCGCTTATGCCATTGCCCCCGCCGCTTCGCTGGCGATCGCGCTGCCTTTCTATGTCGGCTTCGTCTGGGCGCCTTCCTGGCCGCTGGCGCTAGTGCTGCTCACCATCGTCATGTTCTTCAATTACTTCTACCTCTCGGCGTCGGTTGCGCTGGTGCAGGAGGAAGTGCGGCCCAACCAGCGTGTACTGTCGGGCGCGCTGCTGCTGCTGGTGATGAACTTCATCGGCCTGGGCCTTGGCCCCACCTATGTCGGCGCGGCGAGCGACTGGTTCCAGGCGAATGGCACGCCGCACGCGCTGCAGGTCGCGCTCTACACGCTCGCCCCCTTCTACGTCATCGCGATCCTCCTGTTCCTCTGGCTCGCGCGCGTCATCGATCGACAGGAGATCCCCGCATGAAGCTGTCGCACCGCCTCACCGCGCTCGCATCCCTCAGCGCGACACCACTTGCCGCCGCACCCCCCGGCCCGGTGGTGAACGCACCGGCCGGGCAATTGCGCGGCACGTCGGAACAGGCGATCAATGTCTTCAAAGGTATTCCCTACGCCGCACCCCCAATCGGCAGCCTGCGCTGGCGTGCGCCGCTCGCGCTACCCCGCTGGGCGGGCGAGCGCCCGGCCACCGCCTTCGGCCCCGCCTGCGTTCAGCCCCAGGCAAAGACCCCGTCCGTCTATTCCAACGATCCGATGCCGGTCAGCGAGGATTGCCTGACGCTCAACGTGTGGAGCCCCGCCAAGGCCACCCACGCCCCGGTATTGGTGTGGATCCATGGCGGCGCATTGGTCACCGGGTCGAGCCGCGAGGCGATGTATGACGGTCGCCGCCTCGCCGAACGCGGGGTGATCGTCGTCTCGATCAACTACCGCCTCGGCGTACTCGGCTGGCTCGCTCACCCGTGGCTCAGTCGCGAAACCAAGCAGCGCATCTCGGGCAATTACGGCCTGCTCGATCAGGTCGCAGCGCTTACCTGGGTGCACGACAACATCGCCGCGTTCGGCGGCGATCCCGCCAACGTGACGATCGCCGGCGAGTCTGCCGGTGCGCTCAGCGTGATGTACCTGCTGGAATCGCCCGCTGCCCGCGGCCTCTACACCAAGGCGGTCGCGCAAAGCGCTTACATGATCTCGATGCCCGAGCTGCGCCGCAGCGTGCATGGCGCACCCTCTGCGGAGGGCGCTGGGCAGATGTTGTCGGGCGTGTTGCAGGCGCCCGATCTCGCGACCCTGCGTGGCATGGACGCGCAAGCGCTGACCGATCGCGCCGCCGCGGCCGGCTTCGGCCCATGGGGCACGGTCGACGGCCAGTTGCTGCCGCAGCAGATGGTCGACGCGTTCGACCAGGGCAAACAGGCGCCGGTGCCGGTCCTGGCGGGCTTCAACCAGGGCGAGATCCGCTCGCTGCGCGTACTCGCACCCAAGCCCTCGGCCAATGCCGCCGCCTACGAGAAGCAGATCCGCGATCGCTATGGCGATCTCGCCGACGCCTTCCTGCATTTATACCCGGCCGCCGACTATGCCGAGAGCATCCTCGCCACCACCCGCGACGCGCTGTACGGCTGGACCGCCGAGCGGCTGGTGCGCAAGCAGGCGGCACTCGGCCAGCCATCCTTCCTCTACATGTTCGATCGCGGCTATCCGGCGATGGACCAAGCCGGACTGCACGCCTTCCATGCCAGCGAACTGCCTTACGTGTTCGGTGCGTTCGACGGGACGCCGCCCAACTGGCCCAAGGTCCCCGACACGGCGCAGGAACGCGGACTCTCCGATGCCATGCTCGATTATTGGGCGAGCTTCGTCCGCGACGGCCAGCCGGTCGCGCGGCAGGCACCCGTCTGGCCGACCTTCGGCACCACCGGGAACTACATGCATTTCGCCGATCGGCCCGAGCCCAAGACCGGGCTGATGCCTGGCATGTTCGACCTGAACGAAGCCGTGATGTGCCGCCGTCGCGCGACAGGCAAGATCGGCTGGAACTGGAACGTCGGTCTTGCCGCACCCAAGCTGCCGCCCAAGACGGAGGGATGTTCGTAGCGACCGGCTGGCTCGCAACCTTCTTGTTCCCCGGCGAAGGCCGGGGCCCAGGCGGACAGGTTGAAGTAACGACGCGCAACGCACGTCACCAACGTGCCCCAGCTGGACCCCGGCCGCCGCCGGGGAAGGCCGCGGCAACGCCCCTAACATCAGCCTTGGTTGTCCTGCGCGTCCATCAACCAAGCCGTCACCCCGGACTCGTTCCGGGGTCCACCGCGCCGCCCTGTTTGTGCTCAGACCATTATTCGCATCCAAAGCCGCTCGGTGGACCCCGGAACAAGTCCGGGGTGACGGGCAAGGCGCGCAACTGCATCCCCATACACCCAACGTCCGCCGCCTACCCCCGCCCATCCTGCGTCACGATCGCCCCGCGCGCATAATCCGCCCGCAGCCGGTTCTTGTCGATCTTGCCCGTCGCAGCGAGCGGCATGCTGTCCACCTGGGCAACCTCGCGCGGCACCCACCAGTCGGCGACCTTGCCTTCCAGCAGCCGCAACAATCCCCGCGGATCGTCGCCTTCCTGTTCGACGATCAGGATCGGCCGCTCGCCCCAGCGCGCATCCGCTCGCGCGATCACCGCGACATGGCGCACCGCTGGATGCGCACCGATAATGCTCTCGATCTCCGCCGGATTGATCCATTCCCCGCCCGACTTGATCAGGTCCTTGGCACGCCCGCAGATCGTCAGGTTCCCAGCCGTATCGATCATCGCCAGGTCCCCCGTATCGAAATAGCCCTCCGCATCGAGCACGTCCTCGGCTGCCGCAAAGTAGCGATCGACGACGCTTGCGCCCTTCACCTTGAGATACCCCAATTTGCCGCGTTGCTCGGGCAAAGTAACACCGTCAGCATCGGTCAGCTTGAGATCGAGCCCCATCGTCGGACGCCCTGCCCCCGCCTCGACGGTGCCGTGCGGCGGCGCGATCGTGCCCACCGGCGACAATTCCGTCATGCCCCAACTCGTCTGCACGCGCGCACCAAGCACGCGTTCGAGGCGCTCGCGCACCGCATCGGTACATGCCGATCCGCCGACCAGCACGCGCTCGAGCGCCCGCAGCGTCTCGCCGGTCTGTTCCAGCTGATCGGCAACGCCCAGCCACACCGTCTGCACCCCGACCGCGACGGTAACGCCCTCGTCGCGCATCAGCCGCGCCAGGCTGGCGCCGTCGAGGTGACGTCCCGGCAGGACGATCTTGGTGCCCGCAGCCGGGGCGGCAAATGGCAGCCCCCAACCATTGGCATGGAACATCGGCACGGCCAGCAGCAACACGTCACGCGCGGTCAGCGCGACTGCATCGGCCTGCAGCGCGCGCAAAGTATGCAGGTAATTGGAACGGTGCGTGTACAGCACGCCCTTGGGTCGCCCCGTGGTGCCGGACGTATAGCACAAGCCGGCCGGCAGGTTCTCGTCGAACCCGCCCCATGCCGCCGGTGCCCCGTGCATGTCGTGCAACGCCTGCAGCGACCAATATTGCACATCGCCGAGGTCGATCGAGGGCGCCGTGTTGCCGCCATCCAGGCAGACGAGATGGCGGATACCCGGACACGCCGCCAGCAACTCGCGCGCGAGCGGAAGCAGATCGACCGAGACTGCGAGCAACCGGTCGTCCGCCTCCTCGACCATCACCGCCAATTGCGCCGCCGTTAGCCGCGGGTTGAGCGTGTGGCAGACAAGCCCCATCCCCATCGCGCCGTAATAGAGTTCGAGATGGTCGGGCGTGTTCCAAGCGAGCGTCGCGACCCGCTCGCCCACCTTTAGGCCAAGCGCGCCAAGCGCCCCCGACAGCCTGTTGGCGCGCTCCCGAAACGGCGCATAGCCCAGCCGCACGACTGCCACGCCGGCATCTGCGCCGACAATCTCGTGATCCCCGAACCATTTGGCGGCATGGTCGAGGAACTTGTCTATGGTCAGGCCGAAGGTCTGCATGATGCCCTGATGGTCGGATGAACGCGGGGCCGGCCGTCCGCTTTACGCCGGACGGCCGGTAGATCGTCAGAAAGCCTTGAGCACCTTGATGCCATATTGCCGCGGCGCACCGGCAAAATAGAGCCCGCTGTTAAGCGCCGCGGGGTAATGCTGGTTCGTCAGGTTGGTGGCATAAGCCGTCACCGTCAGCGACCCGCGATTATAGCCCAGTTGCGCGTTCAGAATGTTGCGATCCTCCAGCCGATCGCCGAGTTGTCGGTTCTGGAACAAGGTCGCCCATTGCGGCGCGATGTGGCCGAAGTTCAATCGCGGTGTGAGCGTGCTGTCGCCGAGATCGATCTCGTATTGCGCGCCGACATTGAACGTGAAGTTCGGCGCATAGGTTTGCTGGCGACCGCTGAGATCGAGGCAGGTCGTATTCCCTGGCCCGGTATTGATGTTGCAGGGCGTGCCCGAGATGGCGCGCGGATCGGTCGCGAAGAAGCGGCCGATCTCGCTTTTCAACACGTTGATGCCGGCATCCAGCGAAAGGCCCCCGAACTTGCCCTCGACCTCCGCCTCGAAGCCATAGATCTTGGTCGTGCCCGGCACGTTCACCTGCAGCCCGAACACGGGAAGATCCGGATTGCCGATGGTGATCTGGAAATCCTTGTAGGAATTGTAGAAGCCGTTGATTGTCGTACGGATCTTGCCGCCGGCATAATTGGACTTCCAACCCGCCTCATAGGACGTGACCTTCTCCGGCCCGAACGGATCGGGCTGCCCGAAACCGACCGGCACGTTCAACCCACCCGGCTTGAACCCCGTCGCGACGAAGCCATAAAGATACTGGTTGCGATCGACGGCCCAGCCGAGCGACGCCTTGTAGGAGAAATTGTCCGTCTTGGTCTGCTGCTCGGCTTCGATCGGCGTGCCATATTGCAGGACGTCGATATGGTTGGTGCTGCGGCTCGCCGTATACCGGCCGCCGACTTCCAGCTTCAATGCCGGCGTGATCGCGAAACCCACCTGCCCGAACGCGGCCAGCGAGCGGTTGGGGTTGGTGCCCTGCAATCGATATTCCGTCGCGGCGGTGCCGGCCGGTGCCCCGATCG contains:
- the cysN gene encoding sulfate adenylyltransferase subunit CysN, which gives rise to MSDTLQESAYHTEALIAQDIDAYLDRHQHKTMLRFITCGSVDDGKSTLIGRLLYDSKMIFEDQLAALEADSRRVGTQGQEIDFALLVDGLAAEREQGITIDVAYRFFSTEKRKFIVADTPGHEQYTRNMVTGASTADLAVILIDARKGVLTQTRRHSYLAHLIGIKHLVLAINKMDLIGYDQARYDAILADYTAFAQSIGIAAFTPLPISGFKGDNISLKSANMPWYAGPALIEHLETVELGVDEDQAKPFRMPVQWVNRPNLDFRGFSGQVATGTVKPGDAIRVLPGGKTSTISRITTLGGDLDEAVAGQSVTLSFADEIDCSRGSVIATAAAPPETSDQFEATMVWMDDEPLVVGRAYWLKSATQMVSATIHEPKYQVNVNTMEHLAAKTLELNAIGVAELTTDRAIVFEPYADSRTLGGFILIDKITNATVAAGMLHFSLRRAQNVHWQPTDIGREAHASLKNQKPRVLWFTGLSGSGKSTIANEVEKSLNLMNRHTFLLDGDNVRHGLNKDLGFTEADRIENIRRVGEVAKLMADAGLIVLTAFISPFRAERDLVRAMLPEGEFIEIFVDTPLEVAEQRDVKGLYKKARAGDLKNFTGIDSPYEPPLDAEIRVNTVEMTPAEAAEFIVRQILPLK
- a CDS encoding spinster family MFS transporter; translation: MAIYRGGITASTAAAPVSAPMADAATALPFARAPRSARPAVVLTTLTFVYVLNFLDRQLLGILAKPIQDSLHITDGQLGLIGGLYFAMFYCFIAIPLGWLADRTHRVAILSLACAIWSGATICCGLAGSYPQLVAARMVVGFGEAGGVPPSYAIISDTFSPGRRATAFGIYNLGPPIGAALGIALGASIAAAFDWRHAFVAIGLVGLVAAAALPFLVPEPARGALDARAAGGPAEGKAPFWATVRAFFANPVLTLASFASGATQFVTYGLGNFAVLFLIREKGMTLEEIAIFYALVIAVGMSGGMVFSGKLIDRMTRRSRRAYAIAPAASLAIALPFYVGFVWAPSWPLALVLLTIVMFFNYFYLSASVALVQEEVRPNQRVLSGALLLLVMNFIGLGLGPTYVGAASDWFQANGTPHALQVALYTLAPFYVIAILLFLWLARVIDRQEIPA
- a CDS encoding TetR/AcrR family transcriptional regulator, which translates into the protein MTQTEKPVRRTRKAEQRAETMEQIFDAAEELFSKHGLHGVTLKDVAQRVGVHHTLLNYYFADKKALFDAVFARRAVVTSERRMRALDDYEAAAGGKPTVEGALHAFLDTDLATYIEGGEGWRNYAKLGAQVANTPEWGASLMDEHFDPVVLRLIELLKKALPDCAEQDIFWGYHFVTGALMLTLARTGRIDKLSGGLCRSDDFDAVRQRMASFMAAGFHSICA
- a CDS encoding protein adenylyltransferase SelO, which gives rise to MSIPFDNSYARLPERFFAPVSPTPGPDARIVRVNGALAFELGLDAEWLNGAEGLKMLSGGQVPDNATPIALAYAGHQFGNFVPKLGDGRAVLLGEVIDRHGRRRDIQLKGAGRTPFSRGGDGRAALGPVLREYVMSEAMAALGIPTTRALAAVTTGELVMRDTAIPGAMVTRVAASHVRVGTFQYFAAREDVEALHILADYVIARRYPEAANAANPYRALLDGVIAAQVELVSRWLLVGFIHGVMNTDNCSIAGETIDYGPCAFLDAYDPAAVFSSIDRMGRYAYGQQPSIAHWNLIRLAEAMLPLLGDQEDAAIEEAQQALAAFGPAFEQAYRAGLRRKLGLGDEAAGDALAAEILSAMTTNAVDFTLFFRRLSGAVGGDDGPVRSLFIDPTAYDAWAIEWRRALEAAPQDAAARRADMDAVNPAFIPRNHQIEAMINAAVDHQDFAPFETLLSVLSRPYDDQPEAARFAEPPLDHERVLATFCGT
- the cysD gene encoding sulfate adenylyltransferase subunit CysD — its product is MTSTLTHLERLEAEAIHIMREVVAETDKPVMLYSVGKDSAVMLHLARKAFYPSRPPFPLLHVDTTWKFREMYKLRDRMAAESGMELLVHHNQEAQARGINPFDHGALHTDMWKTEGLKQALDKYGFDAAFGGARRDEEKSRAKERIFSFRTASHGWNPKNQRPELWNLYNARKNKGESIRVFPISNWTELDVWQYIQLNDIPIVPLYFAGKRPTVERDGMLLMVDDDRFPLQPGEVPVERSIRFRTLGCYPLTGAVESNAATLAEIIQETLLTTTSERQGRVIDKDASGAGMEKKKQEGYF
- a CDS encoding HpcH/HpaI aldolase/citrate lyase family protein encodes the protein MLPMSDTPLKMRSWLFAPGDSARKMAKAVESSADIVLLDLEDAVATENKPLARQMVHDVLSNNPERARIWVRINPLDGPYTLMDLAAIMPAHPGGIMLPKVYGRQDVELLDHYLAAFEAAHGFAIGSTPVIVLVTETAEAMFHTGDYKGAPRVVALTWGAEDLADAIGASTNVNADGSYGFTYELARSLCLLGAAAAGVTAIETIQGDFRDLDALKTRAEKVRRDGYRGMLAIHPAQVDVINAAFTPSAEEIAEAQAIVDLFAANPGVGTIGHQGGMLDRPHLSRAEQLLRQVERP
- a CDS encoding 3'(2'),5'-bisphosphate nucleotidase CysQ translates to MNDAEIAGHLAETAGKLLLTVRDSAVLSGKALGNAGDQTANQFLVHAIRDQRPDDGLLSEEMKCDGTRLGRQRVWIIDPVDGTREYGEGRPDWAVHVGLAIDGVATIGAVALPGLGVTLTSAAPPALPPAHDPPRLVVSRTRPAREAVAVAEALGGALVPMGSAGAKAMAVVRGEAEIYLHTGGQHEWDNCAPVAVAAAAGLHVSRVDGSPLVYNAEDTYLPDLLICRKELAARVLELVRGLTSSAS